The Halosimplex litoreum genome has a window encoding:
- the mutS gene encoding DNA mismatch repair protein MutS — protein sequence MTEATGIVGEFLSLKEETDADILAMQCGDFYEFFAEDAELVADELDLKVSQKGSHGSSYPMAGVPLDDLTPYLSALVERGYRVAVADQYETEDGHAREITRIVTPGTHLETSDDDARYLAAVVRDGGGDGGSSGSGEATYGIAVADVTTGQFLVTEQSGADATSAALTELYKFDPAEVLPGPEIRSDDDFLDEVRERTDASLSLHTTEAFAPGRARHRVREQFGAETLESVGIADAEAAVRAAGAVIAYVDETGAGVLASMTRLQSFDESAYVDLDATTQRNLELTETMQGERSGSLFDTVDHTVTSAGGRLLREWLQRPRRSREELDRRQSAVAALAESAMARDQLRETLGDAYDLERLASKAASGSADARDLRAVQETLALLPAVGELVAETERLASSPLGDVLERPDRAAAAELAADLDEALVEDPPGTVTQGGLIRQGFDTELDEIVGDHEAALDWIEELPEREKRKTGITHLSVDRNKTDGYYIQVGKSETDQVPAEYEQIKTLKNSERYVIDELAEKEREILRLEERRHEMEREIFERLRERVAAQAEVLQETGRALAECDALASLAVHAVRNDWSRPELSDGRELSVDQGRHPVVEQTTQFVPNDLYMDDDRQFLVVTGPNMSGKSTYMRQAALITLLAQVGSFVPARSARVGLVDGIYTRVGALDELAQGRSTFMVEMQELSNILHSATEESLVILDEVGRGTATYDGISIAWAASEYIVNNVAAKTLFATHYHELTVLGEELPSVQNVHVAADERDGDVTFLRTVEDGPTDRSYGIHVADLAGVPGPVVDRSREVLDRLREEEAIEVRGSDSGSTTQAVFDLSSGQFETAAGGSAGGGDETAADAGSGSGGEQLATDGSHAVGESAGGGSETATDAGSALDPEVEDVLDELRDLDVNETPPVELMAKVQDWQAELDEE from the coding sequence ATGACAGAGGCGACGGGTATCGTCGGGGAGTTCCTCTCGCTCAAGGAGGAGACCGACGCCGACATTCTCGCGATGCAGTGCGGCGACTTCTACGAGTTCTTCGCCGAGGACGCCGAGCTCGTCGCCGACGAGCTGGACCTCAAAGTTTCGCAGAAGGGCTCGCACGGCTCGTCGTATCCCATGGCGGGCGTGCCGCTGGACGACCTGACGCCGTATCTCTCCGCGCTGGTCGAACGGGGCTACCGCGTGGCCGTCGCCGACCAGTACGAGACCGAGGACGGCCACGCCCGCGAGATCACGCGGATCGTGACGCCGGGGACCCATCTCGAAACGAGCGACGACGACGCGCGGTATCTCGCCGCCGTGGTCCGCGACGGCGGCGGCGACGGCGGGTCGAGCGGGAGCGGCGAGGCGACCTACGGCATCGCCGTCGCGGACGTGACGACGGGGCAGTTCCTCGTCACCGAGCAGTCGGGCGCCGACGCGACGAGCGCGGCGCTGACGGAGCTGTACAAGTTCGACCCCGCGGAGGTCCTTCCGGGACCGGAGATCCGCTCGGACGACGACTTCCTCGACGAGGTGCGCGAACGGACGGACGCGTCGCTGTCGCTGCACACGACGGAAGCGTTCGCGCCGGGTCGCGCCCGCCACCGCGTGCGCGAGCAGTTCGGAGCGGAGACGCTGGAGAGCGTCGGCATCGCCGATGCTGAGGCTGCGGTTCGAGCCGCGGGGGCCGTCATCGCCTACGTCGACGAGACGGGCGCCGGCGTGCTGGCGTCGATGACGCGGCTGCAGTCGTTCGACGAGTCGGCGTACGTCGACCTCGACGCGACGACCCAGCGCAACCTCGAACTCACGGAGACGATGCAGGGCGAGCGGTCGGGGTCGCTGTTCGACACGGTCGACCACACCGTCACGAGCGCGGGCGGGCGACTGCTGCGGGAGTGGCTCCAGCGCCCGCGTCGGTCGCGCGAGGAACTCGACCGGCGCCAATCAGCGGTCGCGGCGCTGGCCGAGTCGGCGATGGCCCGCGACCAACTGCGCGAGACGCTGGGCGACGCCTACGATCTGGAACGGCTGGCCTCGAAGGCCGCCTCGGGCAGCGCCGACGCCCGCGACCTCCGGGCTGTGCAGGAGACGCTCGCCTTGTTGCCCGCGGTCGGCGAACTGGTCGCCGAGACCGAGCGACTCGCCAGCTCTCCGCTGGGCGACGTGCTGGAGCGGCCGGATCGGGCGGCCGCGGCCGAGCTCGCGGCCGACCTGGACGAGGCGCTCGTCGAGGATCCGCCCGGAACCGTGACCCAGGGCGGGCTGATCCGGCAGGGCTTCGACACCGAGCTGGACGAGATCGTCGGCGACCACGAGGCCGCGCTCGACTGGATCGAGGAGTTACCCGAGCGGGAGAAGCGCAAGACCGGGATCACGCACCTCTCGGTCGACCGCAACAAGACCGACGGCTACTACATCCAGGTCGGCAAGAGCGAGACCGACCAGGTGCCCGCGGAGTACGAGCAGATCAAGACGCTCAAGAACTCCGAGCGGTACGTGATCGACGAGCTGGCCGAGAAGGAACGGGAGATCCTCCGGCTGGAGGAGCGCCGGCACGAGATGGAGCGGGAGATCTTCGAGCGACTGCGCGAGCGGGTGGCCGCGCAGGCGGAGGTCCTGCAGGAGACCGGGCGGGCGCTGGCCGAGTGCGACGCGCTGGCGAGCCTGGCCGTCCACGCCGTGCGCAACGACTGGTCCCGACCCGAACTGAGCGACGGCCGCGAGCTGTCCGTCGACCAGGGCCGCCACCCCGTCGTCGAGCAGACGACGCAGTTCGTCCCGAACGATCTGTACATGGACGACGACCGGCAGTTCCTCGTCGTGACGGGGCCGAACATGAGCGGGAAGTCGACCTACATGCGTCAGGCGGCGCTCATCACCCTGCTCGCGCAGGTCGGGAGCTTCGTGCCCGCTCGCTCGGCGCGAGTGGGGTTGGTCGACGGCATCTACACCCGCGTCGGGGCGCTCGACGAGTTAGCACAGGGCCGCTCCACTTTCATGGTCGAGATGCAGGAACTCTCTAACATCCTCCACTCGGCGACCGAGGAGTCGCTCGTAATTTTGGACGAGGTGGGTCGCGGGACCGCGACGTACGACGGGATCTCCATCGCGTGGGCGGCGAGCGAGTACATCGTCAACAACGTCGCCGCGAAGACGCTGTTCGCCACGCACTACCACGAGCTGACGGTGCTGGGCGAGGAGCTGCCGAGCGTCCAGAACGTCCACGTCGCCGCCGACGAGCGCGACGGCGACGTGACTTTCCTCCGCACCGTCGAGGACGGGCCGACCGACCGTTCCTACGGGATCCACGTCGCCGACCTCGCGGGCGTTCCGGGCCCCGTCGTCGACCGCTCGCGCGAGGTGCTCGACCGGCTCCGCGAGGAGGAGGCCATCGAAGTTCGAGGCAGCGATTCGGGCTCCACCACCCAGGCCGTCTTCGACCTGTCCAGCGGGCAGTTCGAGACCGCTGCCGGCGGCTCGGCGGGTGGCGGTGACGAAACGGCGGCCGACGCGGGGTCCGGGTCGGGCGGCGAACAGCTCGCCACCGACGGCAGCCACGCGGTCGGAGAATCGGCGGGTGGCGGCAGCGAAACGGCGACAGACGCGGGTTCGGCGCTCGATCCCGAGGTCGAGGACGTGCTCGACGAGTTGCGCGACCTCGACGTGAACGAGACGCCCCCCGTCGAGCTGATGGCGAAGGTCCAAGACTGGCAGGCGGAGCTCGACGAGGAGTGA
- a CDS encoding tubulin/FtsZ family protein codes for MKLALIGFGQAGGKIVDEFVAYERRAGLDIFSAPVAVNTAKTDLHGLEHVPTDNRVLVGQARVKGHGVGADNELGAEIAEQDIDEIQSALDGISVHEVDAFLIVAGLGGGTGSGGAPVLAKHLKRIYTEPVFGLGVLPAKDEGGIYTLNAARSFQTFVREADNVLVFDNDAWRKTGESMRGGYEAINREIVRRFGMLFGAGETVGNDRVAESVVDSSEIINTLAGGGVSTVGYAAESVERSGDGGLFSRVDHRGGADGLDETNTTNRITSLVRKAALGRLTLPCDLSGTERSLLVVGGPPAHLNRKGIERGRSWLEEETGSMEVRGGDYPLPDSDTVAGAVLFSGVHKVPRIKDLQRVAIEARENIDRRQAESEDNLDRLLEDGAEEISPLY; via the coding sequence ATGAAACTCGCACTCATCGGATTCGGACAGGCGGGCGGCAAGATCGTCGACGAGTTCGTCGCCTACGAGCGGCGAGCGGGGCTCGACATCTTCAGTGCCCCCGTCGCGGTCAACACCGCGAAGACGGACTTGCACGGACTGGAGCACGTGCCGACGGACAACCGCGTCCTCGTCGGTCAGGCCCGCGTGAAGGGCCACGGCGTCGGCGCCGACAACGAACTCGGCGCCGAGATCGCCGAACAGGACATCGACGAGATCCAGTCGGCCCTCGACGGGATCTCCGTCCACGAGGTCGACGCGTTCCTGATCGTCGCCGGCCTCGGCGGCGGGACCGGCAGCGGCGGCGCGCCGGTGCTCGCCAAGCATCTCAAACGCATCTACACGGAGCCGGTGTTCGGCCTCGGGGTCCTCCCCGCGAAGGACGAAGGCGGCATCTACACGCTCAACGCCGCCCGCTCGTTCCAGACGTTCGTCCGCGAGGCGGACAACGTCCTCGTGTTCGACAACGACGCCTGGCGAAAGACCGGCGAGTCGATGCGCGGCGGTTACGAGGCGATCAACCGCGAGATCGTCCGCCGGTTCGGCATGCTGTTCGGCGCCGGCGAGACCGTCGGTAACGACCGGGTCGCCGAGAGCGTCGTCGACTCCTCGGAGATCATCAACACGCTCGCCGGCGGCGGCGTCTCCACCGTCGGCTACGCCGCCGAGTCCGTCGAGCGAAGCGGCGACGGGGGCCTGTTCTCCCGGGTCGACCACCGCGGGGGAGCCGACGGTCTCGACGAAACGAACACCACCAACCGCATCACGTCGCTCGTCCGCAAGGCCGCGCTCGGCCGGCTCACGTTACCCTGTGATCTGTCGGGGACCGAGCGCTCGCTGCTCGTCGTGGGCGGACCCCCCGCCCACCTCAATCGGAAGGGGATCGAGCGCGGCCGCTCGTGGCTGGAGGAGGAGACCGGGAGCATGGAGGTCCGCGGCGGCGACTACCCGCTCCCCGATTCCGACACCGTCGCCGGCGCCGTCCTGTTCTCCGGGGTCCACAAGGTCCCCCGGATCAAGGACCTCCAGCGGGTCGCCATCGAGGCCCGTGAGAACATCGACCGGCGACAGGCCGAGAGCGAGGACAACCTCGATCGCCTGCTCGAAGACGGCGCAGAAGAGATCTCACCCCTGTACTGA
- a CDS encoding pyridoxamine 5'-phosphate oxidase family protein: protein MDHVEYVYTEGMDESEIDDRLRAGQHGVVALADGGEAYAVPLSYHYDGGRLLLRVSDDGDAEKVRFLERTERATFVRYEGTTDDSWSVHVRGPIRPWDGDADDATLNEWFPPFRLFDESVEDTAMTVYELAMESVVGRRTVGE, encoded by the coding sequence ATGGACCACGTGGAGTACGTCTACACCGAGGGGATGGACGAGAGCGAGATCGACGACCGCCTGCGAGCCGGCCAACACGGAGTGGTCGCCCTCGCCGACGGCGGCGAGGCGTACGCGGTGCCGTTGAGCTACCACTACGACGGGGGGCGCCTGCTCCTTCGCGTCAGCGACGACGGCGACGCCGAGAAGGTCCGCTTTCTCGAACGGACCGAGCGGGCGACGTTCGTCCGCTACGAGGGAACGACCGACGACTCCTGGAGCGTCCACGTCCGGGGACCGATCCGCCCGTGGGACGGCGACGCCGACGACGCGACGCTCAACGAGTGGTTTCCGCCCTTTCGCCTGTTCGACGAGTCCGTCGAAGACACCGCGATGACGGTCTACGAACTCGCGATGGAGTCGGTCGTCGGGCGCCGAACCGTCGGGGAGTGA
- a CDS encoding pirin family protein, translating to MGPNERTGDGVEVQTATDITHPGGMRGNRVMPTPRRDHLDPFVVFERFFIAADQGFDTHPHRGFEIVSYMIEGGMVHEDSLGESHTAYPGDAMRITTGSGIEHSELPADGAPCNGLQLWVNLPRDRKDDDPGFANVSADELPTEDAGDATLTTVVGEGSPIEVATDVTYLDVTVEGSWTWDPPAGWSGFLYGVEGSGTVDGEAFGIEEFAALKGIEEGTRVTVESDDGVRLAVIAGQPHGEPIVQRGPFVE from the coding sequence ATGGGACCGAACGAGCGGACGGGCGACGGCGTCGAGGTACAGACCGCGACGGATATCACGCATCCGGGCGGGATGCGCGGGAATCGAGTGATGCCGACGCCACGGCGGGACCATCTGGACCCGTTCGTCGTCTTCGAGCGCTTCTTTATCGCCGCGGACCAGGGATTCGACACCCACCCGCATCGAGGATTCGAGATCGTCTCGTACATGATCGAGGGGGGGATGGTCCACGAGGACTCGCTAGGTGAGTCCCACACCGCTTACCCGGGCGACGCGATGCGGATCACGACCGGCAGCGGCATCGAACACTCCGAACTCCCCGCGGACGGCGCACCGTGTAACGGCCTCCAGCTCTGGGTGAACCTCCCCCGCGACCGGAAGGACGACGACCCCGGTTTCGCGAACGTGAGCGCCGACGAGTTGCCGACCGAAGACGCCGGGGACGCGACGCTGACGACCGTCGTCGGCGAGGGCTCGCCTATCGAGGTGGCGACCGACGTGACCTACCTCGACGTGACGGTCGAAGGGTCCTGGACTTGGGACCCGCCCGCCGGCTGGTCGGGCTTCCTGTACGGGGTCGAAGGGTCGGGAACCGTCGACGGCGAGGCCTTCGGTATCGAGGAGTTCGCGGCGCTCAAGGGGATCGAGGAGGGGACGAGGGTGACCGTCGAGAGCGACGACGGTGTCCGACTGGCCGTAATCGCCGGCCAGCCCCACGGCGAGCCCATCGTCCAGCGCGGCCCCTTCGTGGAGTAG
- a CDS encoding iron-containing alcohol dehydrogenase family protein has translation MTADLQGSHRQFAFDYEPGEIRCRRGAVGDLGDLLAARDCDDALVVTGSNVGANHDVMDPVEAGLGGRLAGVFDETTPEKYLKTGLDAAERVRRDGIDALVAVGSGSSLDVAKVASALSTHDDLRAAAEGAVESGGVPVAEDGEPTPIVAVPTTLAGADLSVIAGVSLSLDPGSVDGEVPSGSVGDRRLMPAALVYDLALFETTPKGVLCASAMNGFDKAVECLYSPYRTPVTDGTAMRALSLMQSGFDTLPDDDMDEDDLYDAVAGVVVAQYGISTPEVYRASVIHAFGHGFSHDYDVHQGTVHGILAPHVLRYVFDEVDGRRGLLAEAFGVDDEVATDEDVAESVVGAVAGVSDDLELPDRLRELDGLAREDFPAVAAEIRDDGLMDAAPEGLDPTTEDVAAVLDDAW, from the coding sequence ATGACCGCCGATCTCCAGGGGAGCCACCGACAGTTCGCGTTCGACTACGAGCCCGGCGAGATCCGGTGTCGCCGGGGCGCGGTGGGTGATCTGGGCGACCTGCTCGCCGCTCGCGACTGCGACGACGCGCTCGTGGTCACCGGCTCGAACGTCGGCGCCAACCACGACGTGATGGATCCCGTCGAGGCCGGCCTCGGCGGCCGCCTCGCGGGCGTCTTCGACGAGACGACGCCCGAGAAGTATCTGAAGACCGGACTCGACGCGGCCGAACGCGTCCGCCGAGACGGTATCGACGCCCTCGTCGCGGTCGGAAGCGGGAGCAGTCTCGACGTGGCGAAGGTCGCCAGCGCGCTCTCGACCCACGACGACCTCCGAGCGGCCGCCGAGGGAGCGGTCGAGTCAGGCGGGGTCCCCGTCGCCGAGGACGGCGAGCCGACACCGATCGTCGCCGTGCCGACGACGCTGGCGGGCGCGGATCTATCGGTCATCGCGGGCGTGAGCCTCTCGCTCGATCCCGGGAGCGTCGACGGCGAGGTCCCGAGCGGTTCGGTCGGCGACCGGCGGCTGATGCCGGCGGCGCTGGTCTACGACCTCGCGCTGTTCGAGACGACGCCGAAGGGCGTGCTGTGTGCCTCGGCGATGAACGGCTTCGACAAGGCCGTCGAGTGCCTCTACTCCCCGTATCGCACGCCCGTCACCGACGGGACCGCGATGCGCGCCCTGTCACTCATGCAGTCGGGGTTCGACACGCTGCCCGACGACGACATGGACGAGGACGACCTCTACGACGCGGTCGCGGGCGTCGTCGTCGCGCAGTACGGCATCTCGACGCCGGAGGTGTACCGGGCCTCGGTCATCCACGCGTTCGGCCACGGCTTCTCCCACGACTACGACGTCCACCAGGGCACCGTCCACGGCATCCTCGCGCCGCACGTCCTCCGGTACGTCTTCGACGAGGTGGACGGCCGCCGCGGGCTGCTCGCCGAGGCGTTCGGCGTCGACGACGAGGTGGCCACCGACGAGGACGTCGCCGAAAGCGTGGTCGGCGCGGTCGCCGGCGTCAGCGACGACCTGGAGCTTCCCGACCGGCTGCGCGAACTCGACGGGCTCGCCCGCGAGGACTTTCCCGCCGTCGCCGCCGAGATCCGCGACGACGGTCTGATGGACGCCGCTCCGGAGGGGCTTGATCCCACGACCGAGGACGTCGCGGCGGTCCTCGACGACGCCTGGTGA
- a CDS encoding VOC family protein encodes MTDTAEPPVNADRPNSVVGVRGTDHITIEGTSVEDTVEFYRDVLGMPLVLRQPNLDRSELTHLYFDTGDGRLLTAFVSDERESTDDLEPDRGDVHHVAYRIDHRRVADIREGLREAGYPADEYDRGAFHALYTEDNNGLTVELVADKFAIPDDRRGEVLARAHANRVDDGAEFVASKHMRAALDELGIDAEERDIGTAAAGRDYGG; translated from the coding sequence GTGACCGACACCGCAGAGCCGCCCGTGAACGCCGACAGACCCAACAGCGTCGTCGGCGTTCGGGGCACCGACCACATCACCATCGAGGGGACGAGCGTCGAAGACACCGTCGAGTTCTACCGCGACGTACTCGGCATGCCGCTCGTGCTCCGCCAGCCCAACCTCGACCGCAGCGAACTGACTCACCTCTACTTCGACACCGGGGACGGTCGCCTGCTCACGGCGTTCGTCTCCGACGAGCGCGAGTCGACCGACGACCTCGAACCCGACCGCGGCGACGTCCACCACGTCGCCTACCGGATCGACCACCGCCGCGTCGCCGATATCCGGGAGGGCCTCCGCGAGGCGGGCTACCCCGCCGACGAGTACGACCGCGGCGCCTTCCACGCGCTGTACACCGAGGACAACAACGGTCTGACCGTCGAACTCGTCGCCGACAAGTTCGCGATCCCCGACGACCGCCGCGGCGAGGTGCTCGCCCGCGCCCACGCCAACCGCGTCGACGACGGCGCCGAGTTCGTCGCCTCGAAACACATGCGCGCCGCCCTCGACGAACTGGGGATCGACGCCGAGGAACGCGACATCGGTACCGCCGCCGCCGGCCGCGACTACGGCGGCTGA
- a CDS encoding PAS domain S-box protein encodes MSDHADQLVGTLFRILSEEGHREARQALLNTYRSRATAERTELTEGLFSELVTVLDEQVDTQTEVDVLATAVERLLDRFSAVVRVAPVAVLVVDDDSRIQVWNDGAERILGWAGAEMRGRTYPHGLTESPETARELCRHLRDGERLQGIEARHAHENGSVLDVRVWAAPLQTDGQGFGGAVFVVSDITRRKQREQRLAVLNRVLRHNIRNDVTIVRGHLDMLADERPADDEHVGTIRERLSNIVELSRAARNIEQLGDEEAERTPVDLGAVLPERVRRLQSQPREITVSSEIPDSLTVVAHELFPYAVDNVLENAVEHNSTDTPRVEVSVESDASRNHVVVAVADNGPGLPPTEQEVLTSQTETPLNHSKGLGLWLTRWIVRSSDGQVSVGESDLGGTRVSLRLPKRTD; translated from the coding sequence ATGTCGGACCACGCCGACCAACTCGTTGGCACGCTGTTTCGCATTCTCTCCGAAGAGGGCCACAGAGAGGCCAGACAGGCGCTTTTGAACACGTATCGATCGCGAGCGACTGCCGAGCGAACCGAACTCACCGAAGGTCTCTTTTCGGAACTCGTCACTGTCCTGGACGAGCAGGTGGATACCCAGACCGAAGTCGACGTCCTCGCGACAGCCGTCGAGCGGCTTCTCGACCGGTTTTCGGCCGTCGTCAGGGTCGCTCCCGTGGCCGTTCTCGTCGTCGACGACGACAGTCGCATCCAGGTCTGGAACGACGGCGCCGAACGGATACTCGGATGGGCCGGCGCGGAGATGCGTGGCCGAACGTACCCCCACGGACTGACGGAGTCACCGGAGACGGCCCGGGAACTGTGCCGTCACCTCCGTGACGGCGAGCGGCTCCAGGGCATCGAAGCCCGACACGCCCACGAGAACGGGTCCGTGCTCGACGTACGAGTCTGGGCCGCCCCCCTCCAGACGGACGGCCAGGGATTCGGCGGCGCAGTCTTCGTCGTGAGCGACATTACTCGACGGAAGCAGCGCGAGCAGCGTCTCGCCGTCCTCAACCGTGTATTGCGCCACAATATCCGAAACGACGTGACGATCGTCCGGGGTCACCTCGACATGCTCGCAGACGAGCGACCGGCGGACGACGAACACGTCGGGACGATACGCGAGCGACTGTCGAACATCGTCGAGTTGAGCCGGGCGGCACGGAACATCGAACAGCTCGGAGACGAGGAGGCGGAACGGACACCGGTCGACCTCGGTGCAGTGCTGCCGGAGCGGGTTCGACGACTCCAGTCCCAACCACGGGAGATCACCGTCTCGAGTGAGATTCCCGACTCGCTCACCGTCGTCGCTCACGAACTGTTCCCGTACGCGGTCGACAACGTCCTCGAAAACGCCGTCGAGCACAACAGTACGGACACGCCCAGGGTCGAAGTCTCGGTGGAATCGGACGCTTCCCGAAACCACGTCGTGGTGGCCGTCGCGGACAACGGTCCCGGGCTCCCCCCGACCGAACAGGAGGTCCTCACGTCCCAAACCGAAACACCGCTCAATCACAGCAAAGGACTGGGGCTGTGGCTCACTCGCTGGATCGTTCGAAGCTCGGACGGACAGGTATCGGTCGGTGAGAGCGACCTGGGCGGTACACGCGTCTCGCTCCGCCTGCCGAAACGAACCGACTGA
- a CDS encoding NAD-dependent epimerase/dehydratase family protein, giving the protein MTIDRVAVTGGNGTIGEAILREFADAGYETVDLSRGERREAVADSYRTTDLLDAGETYGSLAASDADAVVHMGTIPSPARHPEHVTFESNAMSAYHVLESATELGLEAVVLPSSINAMGADYQDAPTDVRYLPVDEDHPLTPRDPYALGKRTTEVLGDGFGRRSDAPQVASLRYPWVATDDRLRERVAETDRSLEAVREHGRSTLFSYLHVADAATIARRAVEADLDSHEAFWAVAADTNVDAPSEQIAAECYPDADRHESLEGRESLISTDKARELLGWNPDHSWRDY; this is encoded by the coding sequence ATGACCATCGACCGCGTGGCCGTGACCGGCGGCAACGGCACGATCGGCGAGGCGATCCTCCGCGAGTTCGCCGACGCCGGCTACGAGACCGTCGATCTGTCCCGCGGCGAGCGCCGCGAGGCGGTGGCCGACAGCTACCGCACGACCGACCTGCTCGACGCCGGCGAGACCTACGGCTCGCTGGCCGCGAGCGACGCCGACGCCGTCGTCCACATGGGCACGATCCCCTCACCGGCGCGCCACCCCGAACACGTCACCTTCGAGAGCAACGCGATGTCGGCCTACCACGTCCTCGAATCCGCCACCGAACTCGGGCTGGAGGCCGTCGTCCTCCCCTCCAGTATCAACGCGATGGGCGCCGACTACCAGGACGCCCCGACGGACGTGCGCTATCTGCCCGTCGACGAGGACCACCCGCTCACCCCTCGCGACCCCTACGCGCTCGGCAAGCGCACCACCGAGGTCCTCGGCGACGGCTTCGGCCGCCGGTCGGACGCGCCGCAGGTCGCCTCGCTCCGGTACCCCTGGGTCGCGACCGACGACCGGCTCCGCGAGCGGGTCGCCGAGACCGACCGCTCGCTGGAGGCGGTCCGCGAGCACGGTCGCTCGACGCTCTTCTCGTACCTCCACGTCGCCGACGCGGCGACGATCGCCCGCCGCGCCGTCGAGGCCGACCTCGACAGCCACGAAGCGTTCTGGGCCGTCGCCGCCGACACGAACGTCGACGCACCGTCAGAGCAGATCGCCGCCGAGTGCTACCCCGACGCCGACCGTCACGAGTCGCTCGAGGGCCGCGAGTCGCTGATCTCGACGGACAAAGCCCGCGAGCTGCTCGGGTGGAACCCCGACCACAGCTGGCGGGACTACTGA
- a CDS encoding glycoside hydrolase family 5 protein, whose translation MDVNASSLPRWRGFNLQAKFMADDEERFREEDFEWMAEWGFDFARLPMDYRCWTGEDWLEFDEDALAEIDEAVEYGRKHGIHVQLNFHRGPGFTVADPPEKTDLWTDEETQEVFAEHWRRFAERYEGVPSEGLSFDLINEPAETSHGAYADVVRDAVDAIHGVDPERLVVADGMRYGREPVFELADVDCAQSTRGYDPFPLTHHEAEWTDVDRDEPPGWPYVDDAGKVHDREWLRATRIAPWERLESLGVGVHVGEWGVYNHTPHDVTLSWMEDALSLWEQAGWGWALWNFRGPFGILDSDRDDVDYEDWHGHDLDREMLELLQEY comes from the coding sequence ATGGACGTGAACGCGAGTTCGCTGCCGCGGTGGCGCGGGTTCAATCTCCAGGCGAAGTTTATGGCCGACGACGAGGAGCGCTTCCGCGAGGAGGACTTCGAGTGGATGGCCGAGTGGGGCTTCGACTTCGCCCGACTGCCGATGGACTACCGCTGTTGGACGGGCGAGGACTGGCTCGAGTTCGACGAGGACGCCCTCGCGGAGATCGACGAGGCCGTCGAGTACGGCCGGAAACACGGGATTCACGTCCAGCTCAACTTCCACCGCGGACCCGGATTCACGGTCGCCGACCCGCCCGAGAAGACGGACCTGTGGACCGACGAGGAGACCCAGGAGGTGTTCGCCGAGCACTGGCGTCGGTTCGCCGAGCGCTACGAGGGAGTCCCCAGCGAGGGACTGAGCTTCGACCTGATCAACGAGCCCGCCGAGACGAGCCACGGCGCCTACGCCGACGTGGTCCGCGACGCCGTCGACGCGATCCACGGGGTCGACCCCGAGCGGCTGGTGGTCGCCGACGGGATGCGCTACGGGCGCGAACCCGTCTTCGAACTCGCCGACGTCGACTGTGCGCAGTCGACTCGCGGGTACGACCCGTTCCCGCTGACCCACCACGAGGCCGAGTGGACGGACGTGGACCGCGACGAGCCGCCGGGCTGGCCCTACGTCGACGACGCGGGGAAGGTCCACGACCGGGAGTGGCTTCGTGCGACCCGCATCGCCCCGTGGGAACGGCTGGAATCGCTGGGCGTCGGCGTCCACGTCGGCGAGTGGGGCGTCTACAACCACACGCCCCACGACGTGACCCTCTCGTGGATGGAGGACGCCCTCTCGCTGTGGGAGCAGGCGGGCTGGGGCTGGGCGCTGTGGAACTTCCGCGGTCCCTTCGGGATACTGGACAGCGACCGCGACGACGTCGACTACGAGGACTGGCACGGCCACGATCTGGACCGGGAGATGCTGGAGCTGCTGCAGGAGTACTGA
- a CDS encoding GNAT family N-acetyltransferase: MTDADGTCTYWAPEECEGSAHCPPRCPRFVDRTGEAWVVRPATAEDREALVEMYDDFAPGHQAQGLPPRHRPRLEEWVDDCLEDGCNFVVVGDQGPVGHALYTPTDAAEPEFAVFVHQAYQDRGLGTEVSRHVLAAAAVADRDALTLVVEPGNRAARHVYDELGFETESEPTFEDGRGLGAIRMRRPLDAASTAAFRHPPVVRNGSVEIGDGSGPDPAASD, translated from the coding sequence ATGACCGACGCCGACGGGACGTGTACGTACTGGGCACCGGAGGAGTGCGAGGGGTCGGCTCACTGCCCGCCGCGCTGTCCGCGATTCGTCGACCGGACGGGCGAGGCCTGGGTCGTCCGGCCGGCGACGGCCGAGGACCGCGAGGCGCTCGTCGAGATGTACGACGACTTCGCGCCGGGCCACCAGGCCCAGGGGCTGCCGCCGCGCCACCGTCCTCGCCTCGAAGAGTGGGTCGACGACTGCCTCGAAGACGGGTGTAACTTCGTCGTCGTCGGCGACCAGGGACCGGTCGGCCACGCGCTGTACACGCCGACCGACGCGGCCGAGCCGGAGTTCGCCGTCTTCGTCCACCAGGCGTATCAGGACCGCGGACTCGGCACCGAGGTGAGCAGACACGTCCTCGCGGCGGCGGCCGTCGCCGACCGCGACGCGCTCACGCTCGTCGTCGAACCGGGCAACCGCGCTGCCCGCCACGTCTACGACGAGCTGGGCTTCGAGACGGAGTCAGAACCGACCTTCGAGGACGGCCGCGGGCTGGGTGCGATCCGGATGCGCCGACCGCTCGACGCGGCGTCGACGGCGGCGTTCCGACACCCGCCCGTCGTGCGGAACGGGTCGGTCGAGATCGGCGACGGTAGCGGTCCGGACCCGGCGGCGTCGGACTGA